Below is a window of Indicator indicator isolate 239-I01 chromosome 9, UM_Iind_1.1, whole genome shotgun sequence DNA.
TCCAGGAGGCCCTGGACAGTGGCATGGAGACCCACCTTGAAAGCCAGTCTGCACAATTGCCGGCTACCATCTTGAAAGTGGACCCTGCTGACCTGGAGACCAGCAGTTCCCAGCTCCATCAGTCCTGATGGGTACCTGCTCAGGAGCCAGTGCACTGGGGATGCTGCCAGTGCTCCTGGTGGGAGTGCTCAAAGCCTCACACCAAGCCCTTGGCATTGTTCCTCAGAGCTCTGTGAAGAGTGGATGAGTGGCTTGTAGAAGaccagcagggaggagaagatGGAAGCACTGAAAGAGTAGCTGTGGtgagcagcctgcctgctccacAGGCACTGGCAGAGGCCAGGAGTTGCCTACAAAGCAACAGCCTCCTTGACAAAGCCATCTCTTCTGCTGCCCTGGGGTGCTGTTTTGAGGGGAAGAGacacagaaaaacatttctctCCTTGGAGCTCTACTTCTGGCAAGCACTGGGGGTTGCACCATGAAGTGACTCTTGCTGGAAGGACACggagggagggagtgaggtGGCTGTATCTCAGCAAaggcagtccctctgcacaccCAAGCCTGTTGGGAACAGAGACCTTATGTAAAGACAGGCTCTGATTATCCTCTGATCTCCTCTACCTATCCATTATCCCTGTCCTCAGTTGTTAAGTGACAAGAAGGTCCAGATTTGTGTCTGGGTCTTGACCATGATGTGGCCTTTGTCTTGCAGCATAAAGTGGTGATGCTTTGCTTTAAAGCACAACACATACCAAGGgacagaagggaaggaggagatgaAAAAGGCAGGTTAAATGGTATCCAGAAATCCCTGTAAAATGCCAGTGGCAGATGCAAAGATCAAATTTGTGTGTGCTCCCCTATCTCATATTTGATGCATCCAAAATGTCCTTCTTCAGACTCCTACCTTTGCAAGTCTACATTGCATGAGAAAGGGGATGTGATAGCCCTGGAAACTTTTTCCTACTCCTAGTGGGCTTGCAGGAAGTACCTCTTGATGCAGGGAGGCCTGCAGAAAGAGTGTGAGACTGACTGCATGTGGCAACCTTACAGGCAGGAAGCATCTGTTAACTCTTTCCAAAGGAGATGTTAAAACCAGGTTTTCACAACTGCCTTTCCTTTGGCATCCTCTGAGATATTCTTGAACTGTTTGCTTTCTCAGAGCACTATCAAAGCAGCTGATCATATATATATCTTGGGTAATTGGATTTTGCAATAGCTGAAAAAACACACCAGACAAACCACACCCTTTTGGGTGCCTAGGCACATACCTCCCAGCCTGAAGAATGCAAAGGGCCTCAACCAGCTTGTAGAGCATGAGACTGATGCTGCTGCACTCAGGGTTTGGAATACCCTCCTTGCTTGATAGAAGTCTTGGTTCAAAAATCTTTCTAGGCCCCTGGGAGTATAGATTCACTCTTCCTTCTGGAAGAAacatgtgtgtgtctgagtgTTGAAGTATGCCAGCCTTTGTGTCCTTCAGAGGACTATTGCTATGCTTTCATAGTCAAAGTACTAAGAGCATCAAGGGGTCTTGCCATCCTACCAAAATGTCAGGGACTCTGTGGAAGCACCAGTCTAGCTGACTAGGGGAAGCCTTTTAAAGCAGGCTCTTCTTACTGGATGCTAAGGTGCCACCTTTTAATTCATCTCTACCCAGTGCTATATCCAATGCAAATCCCCTAACCTTTCCAGGTGGGTTGTGTTGCCTGTGTTTCAGTTGTGCTGGGCTTAATTCCTACTTGATAGTAATGTGAGATGCAAGGAAGATCTGCTATATCAAAACAGAGAAGTGAAAAATACCTACCTTTAGATTATAACTGGAGACTTACCTTGTGGCTGAGGACTGGCTGAAGTTGTGACTAAATGACATTAGCTCAGGAAACCCTATGAACTCATGACAAACACTTTGCAggactgcagaaaaaaattagtaaCCAAAGCTCttccaaagcagctctgtgagtaGAAAGAATTGCTCCTCTGGTATGATAAACTATATTTTGAAAGTTACTATCTATTGGAAACTAGGCTATTGGAGATGAACCAATGCTAAGAGAGGTAACAGGGAACACAGCACAAGGTTCCGCAGACAACTTGCACCCCTCACAATGAGTATACCCCTAAAGGAAAGAATATTACTTGGCCTTTGAACTTTCAGTTGCACAGGGTATTGTCAGTTGTGTTGTCTTTCATTTATGAATGGTAATGCATTAACTTGACCAGATTTTGATCATGATATTTTCCCCACCTCGGTCTTTAAAGTCTAGAAGATCTGTTAAATACAGAAGGGCAGATGTGGCCTCCTCCACCAGGGGGAAGGATATGAACCATGAAGTCATGATTCATCTGTGAGGACTCCTGGCAAAGGTGGCAATCTGGCAGTTTTGTGGGCGTGTTTATAACTTGTTTTGTCATTTTGCAGTGCAAGACCTTTACTGTCATCTGCAAGTTCCTCAATGTTAATCCAGTTGgacaagaaaaggaggaggcagaTGCCCAAGGTTATTTCTTCATGGGAAAACTCTAAATAAATCAGAGCACCCCAGCAACACTGAGTGAGATTGTAAGAATGAGACTGGGACATCATGGCAGCAGATGAATGGTTAGAAGCTCACCTGTGATACCTGGAGACTCTTTGGCTGTTAATTATGTGTTAATTTTGCTTACAGTGGAACCCAGACTTCTAAAACCAGTAAGTACAATCACAAAACAATATTTTTCCAGAACTGCATGAAAATTATCAGTGGTCTGTGAAATTGTTTGTATTCTTAATACACTTAATTGCTTAGGTTGTATTTACTTTCTACATATTACTTCAGCTTTGTATTCTCCTTAAGTATATGGAAATAATTGTATATCTTAATCATCTTCTGATCTTTTGCTTATAATCTGTAATTGGTCTCTAACCACAGTGTTATCACTTTTAAGAAAATCTGAAGTTTTCTTATAGGTGAAGTTACTGTAAAGATCACTCTCCTTTCAGAACTTGCTTTATACAAATTCACATTTTTCAAGTGTGATCCCTTTAAAAATACAACTAATGCCATTCCGTATCATTAAAAGCTTTAATTTTTATCCTCAGATGACCATATTGAAGACTTTAAagtcccctgctgcagcctttctaACTTACTAGGTAGCAAGTGATCACATTATGGTGGCTTATTGAGTTTTAAGGTAGCCATGTAGCTATTCAAGGCCTAAAAATAATAGACTGGGTTCTGTAACAGTGGATTTATTATTGTAAATGTTAAATACACACAGTGAGAGTTTACAATATTTGGGAAAATGTATTTCTCTGGGTAACTATAGCAAGCCTAGggtaaatttttattttgtagaatatagtatcatagaatcatttcatttggaaaggacctttaagatcattgagtccaaccatcatccaGCTCTTGCAATtatggtgctaaaccatgtccctgagcaccacatctatgcatcaCAGTTGCTTGTAGTTTCTGTGCAAGATACTTTCCCCCATTCACTTTTCTAcggggtgtttgtttttgtttttctggaataAGGGAGAGCTATGACACCAGGTGCTGGAGGCCCCTTTGTCCAGAGACCTTGGGTCCACCTTGATGGGGAAGTACTTCCCACTGTTGTGGCTGCTTGGCCTGGGGCCTCTGGTAGCTGTTGCcatgcagagccaggctgccttGCTATGTAtgcctcctgcctcctgccagaaattaaaagcaaaatgcttGGGGTAGTGGAAAGGAGGGGTAGTTTTAAAGGGTTGTACAAAACACTTTAATTGTAAACCAACAGAAGTCACAGAGCAAGGGCCTTGAATTTAAGGCTGCAATATATTATCAAACATCcagcttatttttaaaatacatgatcaatttcctttgcttttaactCTTTTAAGAGCCTCTACCCTCTTTTGTAGCCACTGTCTAGCTACTCACTCCTCACTCTTTGTCTCCTGTTGAGAGCTTTACCCCCTGCCCCCCAAGAGTGCTGTGATGATGTGAAATGAACTGGAGAAGAAGGATTAGTAGCTGGAGATTATCTCCTGAGTTTGGTAGGTCTGGAAGTGTCCTCTTACTAGTAAGTCCCTTTCATGAGAGAGAGTTTTTGCAACTCAGCTGCTTGTGTGCCTGTGTCCTGATGGAACAGAAACACATGGAAGAGAGGAGTAACATTTTTACAGCTTCTTAAAAAACAGAGACATTAATGTCAGTGGATAGTTTAAGATTAGATATACAACATCCTCTGTCTAAAGTACCATAGCTGGATGTTTTGGAGGGACAAGAAGAGCTGTATATATTTTCACTTATCCTTATGTCAGTATATTCATGTTTTTTCTCTAAAGTGAGAGCGACTTGCTGCTCTATTACTTGTTTTGCTCTAAGTTTCTATCACTGCACAGTGGTTACCTTGGCATGCTCTCTCAGTGGTGAGACTGGATGGTTTCCACGATGAGTCAAGCGATGCAGCTGAGCGAGATCAATGTTTTGCCAGTATCTCAGTGAGCACTAGATACCTGGAGCTGTCCCAGATTTCTACCTCACCTAAAGGTAACAGCCCTAGGTGGAGTGATTAAATCCAAAATGAATATGAATTAATTAATGATGAAACATGATGAGCTCAAGGATTCCCACATGCAAAATGGAATTAGGAATACGAGCACACAATAAGCATTTAAAGACTGAAGAAATCAGAAAAGAATTAGGTACAGCTCTTTGCCTCAAACCTATAGATGTTTCCCAGCCACCTCCCATTCTTCAGAAACATTGATCTGAGTCTTTTGGTTCACTTCTCCTTGTAGATTTTATTTCCTTAGAAGTGTTAATGGTTGATTGTTTTAAGCACACAAAATGCTTTTAGTAATGACCAGTCAAATTCAAGAGGTTACCACGAGGTTGTCCTTCAGAGCTAGCTTAGGAATTCAGTACACCCATCTTGCTCGTCCCCTTATGATCTTTTAGTAATTCATTAATAAACCTGTGGATCTCAAAACACAGTGAAGTGAACAAGTGTCCCAGGTGAAAAGGGGCAGCCCTTTGATGCTGTCAGAAGGTGAGAGTTTGGAATTTTCTATGTAGGAAAACACATCTCTGGTTCACCAGTGCCGGACCCTTTTAATTTCAGCTTGCTCTGTCCTGATTGGTAAGTATTGAGGGAAAAGTGAGTGGCTCCCATCAAGGCATGGTGATTTGATGAGCTTTTTCATAAGTGCATCTCCTGAAATCCATCCGTTGTCCTGTTTTGCCACTTTACATTTGCTTAGTGCTTTAGTGGTTTAGCTCACcaattttattaatttcatatttttttttaggtcaTAGCTTAATCTCTTTATACATCCAGGGGTAGATGATCAGTGTCTCAGTTCTTTTGAATCCGTAGCAGACGTTGCCTTTGCCTTGAACTTGTATATTGTCTGATAATCAGATTTAATACAACACAGTGTTTTTCCTTTATTCCCTTTACTGGACTATTTTCCTCCAGCAAATATGCCTGTAACAAGTTGCATCCCAGGATATTAAGCTTTTACCAGGGATCTTGGGAAACTTCATGGAGTGAGCAGAGGCCTAAATTCTTCtgcaaagcaaataaaactttaCTTCAATCTGGTCCTTGTTTCCTACCTCACATGGCAGGTGTAAACAGGAGCTGCCCCAGGAGGGTAGCAGAGCAGCATTGAACTCAGTGGAGATGAGGCCATCTTCAACCACTTCAAAAAGGACCCACAGGATGAACTGCTTTAATAAGCTCTCCACTCATAGGTGATACTAAATTATTAATGCAGTGTTGGAcagaattttttaaattttatttttctttaaagcaaagGTTCATAAGTTATTCTTAGTAAAAAATGTAATAAGTTATAAATGTCTTAAAATCACTTTGCAAGTAAGGACAGTCTTTGGGATGGGTTTAGCTGCTTTCTTACTAGCAACCAGAttgttaaaaaatgaaaaatgtttaaagttctttaaaatatctttcttccaggaggaaagcagaaaatgtgAGACAATGAATGTGAGGGTAGCCCACTGCCTGCTCTTGTGGGCTGTGCACTTCTTCCCAGCTGCGCCACGCAACCCTCTCAGGGTAAGTTTCACTAGACAAAGCCCCATCCCACAGGACTGTGAACACTTGCAATGATAAGGCatgcacaacctgttccactgcctctccacactcattaaaaaaaaaaaaattactcctcatctgatctaaatctaccctctttaaGCTTAaagctattgccccttgtcctgtcagccCAGAAATACTTTGGATTGTTTAGTACACTCGATTCAATTATTCCTTATTTTTCAGGTTCTCAGTAAGGAGTCAAAGACTGATAATCAACAAGGTATAGTGAAAATCTATGTGTCTTTTTTAGTTCTTTGTGACACGTTACCAGTTATCAATACTTCACCCCTGCTACTCACTTCATGGGCCACGGTAGAACACCTTGTAATAATATCTGCTTGATTTGCTTTGCAGATTCCTGTACAAATCTCACTCTCTGCAAAGACAATGGAGCTATTTGTGTtcaaccctgctctccctccttccATGGGGAGACAAGCTTTGTCTGTGAAGACAGAAAGTGGCAAATGTTCACAGATTCTTGTGCAAGCCTGGATGTTCAGTCCCTTTTCCAGGTGAGGTAACTTACGCATCTACTTTGGCCTATTTATTGCAAAGACAGCCCCTCCCTCCATACACTTTCAATCTTGAGCAAAGGGCAGAAGATGGAATCCTAAAGCACAAATTACTTTGAGGACAGGCTTTGACTTCATCTTAAATCAATTAATGGGAAATACATTTGGGAAACTCCACAGTGAAAATGGAATGTTTAGAAATGAAGTTACCTTGTTCACTTGGCTCACATGGATTTAAGCCCTCACATGGATTTAAACCAAGACAATGCTATACTAGGCTGAACCTGAGAAAAGAGAAACACCAATATCTGTAATAATCAGATAATTCATGGTAAATTCCCTCCAACTACAAAATAAAGAACTTTTATTCAAGTCACTTCAAGAATAAGGCACTGAATTTAGTTCTCACTCCTTCCTTGATGTGTGTTTTGAAAGCAGGACAGCTTTCTCAACTGAGCTTTGGCCCTGAGTTTCAGGCCATCTGCCACATTCATTGCATGCCCCAGTGCTGTACCTCTTGCTGGGGTTTAGCtacagctttatttttgtttcattcatTAATTTTCTCAAATTTATGTTCCTTCCTCAGAGGATTTCTGAACATGACCTCCTTCCCAGTTCTGAAGGACATATTGGTATTGCTGGAGGACACCTTCCTTTTGTAGGGAAAGGAAAGCCAGTGCATGGGAAGCCCGGAGATGGAGCAAAATATTTCGGTGCTGATGACCATGGGAATAGTAACTGCCAAGCTGACTTTTCTTGCATCATCCCAGATATCCTGTCTTCACCAGCCATTCCAGGAAATATTGCTGATATAGTAGAACTGCTAAAGAAGATTTCTCTGCTGTTATCAGAGAATGTCAACAGAGGAAAAATGCAGGTACTTACTTTTGTGGGCTTCAAGAGTTGTTTCTGAGCTTGATAGAATATCCATACAGTAGTTTGTCCTTATAGCCACTATCCAAAGAAATGGTTTCTACAAGTTACATGGACGTCACCTGTAAAGGGTTTCAAGAGAGGACCATGTTCTCTTGTCAGATAAACTGTTTGACCTGTTCATCTATGGTTAAACCACTCTGTGGAATTCACTTTCtttaaaaggaagatttttcaGGAACTACTGTTATAGAGCTGGGAGAGCAGTACAAGAAAGGTATGAAACTGTAGGGAAGGTAGTCTTGGAGATCCTGATGTGCAGCTGTCATGTGTTGCACAATGGAAATGGAAGTCTTCTCCTGATGAACTCAGAAGTCAGAGACCTGgggaaagaaatgaaggaaggGTGATGTAAGTAAACCTGCATAATGGGTTAGTATCTGGAATAGAACTTAGATGCCCTGATTTTTGCTTTACACTTGCTTGTCTAAGCACCTTTTGAGCTAAGATATGAAAAGGATAGTGAAATTCTGGTACTGACCATAATAATGAGATTGAGTTGGATGGATTGAGTTGGATTTGAGTTGGATGGATCATGGGAATCTGTTAATCTCAGAGATGAATATTCCCTTTATAGAAATCAATCTTGAATTAAATGAACTTTTCTGGAGGATCTGCTGGTGAAATAGTAGTTGGTTTCTTTTAACaaaaagaataattattttttcttgtgtgtttcAGAGTTACAGCAGAATAGCAAACCACATTCTGAACAGCTCCACCATTTCCAACTGGGCTTTTGTAAAGGACAAGAATGCCAGTTCAGTATTACTGGACTCAGTGAATTTATTTGCTGGGAAACTTCTCCTAGGGAACGGATCGGAAAGTGTACAGGAGCACTTCATCTCTACAAAAGGCTACAGCATACATAAAAACACTTCAGGAAAGAGCTTTGATTTTAATATGGAGTTCAATGACACAGGCAATATCACTGGACATGTGGTCATTCCAGAAGAAGAGCTTCTGAAGTTACCCAAGACTTCCAAAGCCATCAGCATTGCGTTTCCAACGCTTGGAGCTATCATGGAAAGGAACCGTTTGGACGCAGTTTTTGTGAATGGCATGGTGTTATCGGTGTCGCTGCCAGAAGAGCTGCGACACGTTCTGCTCACCTTTGAAAAGGTGAATAAACTGGAGAATGTCAAGGCTCAGTGTGTGGGCTGGCATTCTACTGAAAGGCAATGGGATAACAGGGCATGCCAAATGAAGTCTGACAACATCAGCAGTGTTGTTTGCATCTGCAGGCATCACCGTCGGACATTCAAATCCTTCTCCATCCTGATGTCGCCCAGCACACCACGCAATGCAGTGCTGGATTACATTACCTGTGTAGGCCTAGGTCTGTCCATTTTTAGCTTGGTTGTCTGCCTTGCAGTCGAGGCTGTTGTCTGGCACCACGTTACGAAAACCGAAATCACCTACATGCGCCATTTTTGTTTGGTCAACATTGCTACATCACTTCTCATCGCTGATCTTTTGTTCATCTTAGCAGCAATTTTTGTGCACAGTACAGCTCTGAACTACCAGTTGTGTGTAGCAGCcacttttttccttcactttttttATCTTGCCTTGTTTTTTTGGATGTTTACCCTGGGGCTCTTGATTCTCTATggattattattaatttttttgaaGATAACGAGATCTGTATTCATAGTTGCAGCATTCTTCATTGGATATGGATGTCCCTTGGTTATATCCATCCTCACAGTTGCTATTACTGAGCCAAAAAATGGATATTTAAGGATTGGAGCCTGCTGGCTCAATTGGCATGAGACAAAAGCTCTTTTGGCCTTTGTTATACCTGCTCTGAGCATCATTCTTGTGAATatggtagtggtggtggtggttgtggtgaAGACTGGGAGATCCTCAGTTGGAGAAGGCTGCAAGTCACAAGATTTGAGCAACATGATCCGAATTAGCAAAAATGTTGCCCTTCTGACACCTCTTCTAGGCCTCACCTGGGGTTTTGGATTAGCAACAATAGTTGACAGTCACTCTCTGGCGTTCCATATTACATTTGCTCTATTGAACGCCTTCCAGGTAAGCCTTTTTGTGACAGGGAATAGCATCCCAGACTTTGCTGAACTTGGGAAAAGGTTGCAGACCTAAGAGGAGCTAGTAACCTGGGCTGTGCATGAAAAACAGGATTTAACTTTTCCTTTCAACTCAGCTATTTTACACAGCATGTAGCCATTCTGCATTGACATAGCAGTTTGTGGAACAAAATAGTGTAAAGCGTGATGAAGATTTGAGATGATGACTTCATGTTAAACATAAACCACAATGGTTAATATCCAGTAATTTCAAAGATTACATCATCTTTTTCACTTaacaaatacacagaaaattCTCATTTGTCACTGAAGATGGCTTTTAACTCATCAATATAATCTTCCAATATTACCTGACATATTGTCCCATATTCAGTCTGTCTTAGCACTTCTTGGCTAATCCTACTACTGAGTGGGTTGAGAAAGTCCTGGTATGTAACTCATCAGTCCATTTCATAATGAGAATGAGCATGAGTTATACATCCATTCTTCACATTCCCAGAGAGCCTGTGTGACCTGGGTGGATAATCTTATTTTGTGCATTGCTGTTATGTGATTCATAGGTGATGAGATCTACCCTTAAGGAAATGACATCTAGAAGTAATTAAGAAACATGATGTGGTTATGCTGGTTTTATtaactggttttgcttttcttaggGATTATTCATCCTCTTGTTTGGGACACTTCTGGACAGAAAGGTACTTGGGTCATTTCAGCACTTATTCTGGACTGTATGAACATTTTGTACACTCTGAGAAAgtccctttatttatttatttatttatttatttatttatttatttatttatttatttattaaatctgCAGACAAGAGAAGCCTTAAGGATGAGCTGCCTTTCATCAAAACGGAAGTGTAGTCTAGCAAAGgtaaagaagtatttttttcaccTTAATGGCTTGATTTACCAACTTACACAACTTCTTGTTTGTAGATGGAAGAATGGAACTGTCCTCTAAATCTTACTTAATTTAACATTTTTCTAAGGCAGGTGCTTGCTGAAGGAAATACGAGTATCTCCAAAGTACGTTGAAGATATTAAGCATCTAAATATTAGAAATAACCATCCATAGATTTTAATGATTGCTACATAACCTATTGCTGTTGTTGCAAAATTAATCATTCTACTTTAACCTGTTCACCTGTTGATATCAAAGCCTTTTAGATAGAGAATGCTAGTGACTTTTTTCCTATCTGTAAAATAGATCTGCTTTAAGGTTACTGACTAAGGAACAGAATTACAAATCTAAAATTCCAATTGTAATAACCTGTTTGCTGCATTCACAAAAATATGGATGTGTatgtcagcagagctgctcaagaATGTCAGAGGATTGTTCTGCTTCCAGTTTAACATCAGCACAAGATGAAAACCACTCAGAGTCCAGCCGTTACATTTAGATTACATGTGGTGCTAATCAGTGCTGTGTACTCCTAAGAGCTACCTCGTttgtcagtgtgtgtgtgtttgtttgtttttagtagCAGAGCAATTCACTAAAAGGAAATcttagaattgtttcatttgcaaGGGACTTttaagggtcatccagtccaaccctcttgccataGACAGGGATATCTTCCACTAGACgtggttgctcaaagcctcatccaacctggtcttgaacacttccagggaagggacatccataacctctctgggcaacctgttccagtgccttaccaccctcacagtaaagaatttctttttaccTAATCTATATCtactctctttcagtttaaaaccattttctttGTCGTATCACTACATActcttgtgaaaagtccctctccaacttTCCTGTAGGTTTTCTTTACTAGAAGGCTGCCAGGTCTCTctagagccttttcttctccaggctgaacaaccccaactctctcagtctgcccttagagcaaaggtgttccagccttctgatcattttcatattCCTGTCCTGGACCTGATCTGACAAGTCCTTGTCTTTTTCACACTGAGGGccgcagagctggacacagcactgtaGGTGGATTCTCATGAGAGTGGAGTtgaggagcagaatcacctttGTTGACCTATAGGCCAcagttcttttgatgcagcccagaaatgTTTAACATTGAAGGAAACAACTGTGTTTCAGCAGCTTCCTAGGAAAATGTTGGCAGAAGTGACATGGTGATGTCACTGAGTTAGTGTTTCCTACCTGTTAAAAATTTTTATCTGCTTTTACTAGATTTCTTTTGGTGCCAAGACTGGAATGGTTTCACACTGTCAGTTCAGTTTGGACCacggaaaaataaaattatttccttgcttttctccAGTTTATTCATCAATCCTGATTTCAGTATTGAAAGCTGCGGAGTATCTTGCATCATTAGAGGGGTAAAGGAAACTAAACACCTTTTGCTATCAGCACTGTCTAGTGTGCTTTTGGTCATTTGGTGCAAAAGAGGCTGCATATTTGTGCAACTTCTGACTCTTCCCTGTGCC
It encodes the following:
- the LOC128969102 gene encoding adhesion G-protein coupled receptor F2-like; translation: MNVRVAHCLLLWAVHFFPAAPRNPLRVLSKESKTDNQQDSCTNLTLCKDNGAICVQPCSPSFHGETSFVCEDRKWQMFTDSCASLDVQSLFQRISEHDLLPSSEGHIGIAGGHLPFVGKGKPVHGKPGDGAKYFGADDHGNSNCQADFSCIIPDILSSPAIPGNIADIVELLKKISLLLSENVNRGKMQSYSRIANHILNSSTISNWAFVKDKNASSVLLDSVNLFAGKLLLGNGSESVQEHFISTKGYSIHKNTSGKSFDFNMEFNDTGNITGHVVIPEEELLKLPKTSKAISIAFPTLGAIMERNRLDAVFVNGMVLSVSLPEELRHVLLTFEKVNKLENVKAQCVGWHSTERQWDNRACQMKSDNISSVVCICRHHRRTFKSFSILMSPSTPRNAVLDYITCVGLGLSIFSLVVCLAVEAVVWHHVTKTEITYMRHFCLVNIATSLLIADLLFILAAIFVHSTALNYQLCVAATFFLHFFYLALFFWMFTLGLLILYGLLLIFLKITRSVFIVAAFFIGYGCPLVISILTVAITEPKNGYLRIGACWLNWHETKALLAFVIPALSIILVNMVVVVVVVVKTGRSSVGEGCKSQDLSNMIRISKNVALLTPLLGLTWGFGLATIVDSHSLAFHITFALLNAFQGLFILLFGTLLDRKTREALRMSCLSSKRKCSLAKISFGAKTGMVSHCQFSLDHGKIKLFPCFSPVYSSILISVLKAAEYLASLEGPSSGQLSSVDLVSERKGAVLTQKSWFEMNRSG